The Rosa rugosa chromosome 3, drRosRugo1.1, whole genome shotgun sequence sequence CCCTGATTACCTAAAAATTAGTTAAACACAAGCTGCACCAAAGGAAAGTCAACACAAGCAAAACCAATAAACCATCTGCAACTGCAGCAAGTCCATGATTCCCAAGGTCATGACAGCTGAGTTTTGGATACATTAATACACATACACAAAGAACATGAAGGAATTAAGGTTTAGCTGTTAAGTGCCAAATATTAGATATAGTAGAATATATATTACACTGAATTATACAAGAGCATCATAATGCAGCTGGTATATATATGTACAATGTTTACAAATTAAAGCCTGATTATGGAGGAACTGCATAAACGTACTATAACTTCATCACTCAATGAAAGATAGAAGCACTGCTGGTGTGATTAATTAGGGCAAACTATCTGTGAAGGCAGTATGTACTCTTCTTTTCGGCATTAACTTGTCGAACTTTTGAATCAGAATTTCTAGGAGACGCAAGGTTTGCAGCAGCAACAGAAGGGTCACGACGAAGGACCACGCAATTATACCGTActtgatcactttgtttacaCTGCTCTCCTGACTTTTTGGCgtgaaaatgaaaatcgattCGGCGTAAGTAATAGCCATGGATGTGATCGCCAAGTTCATAATGGCTGTTAAAAGCCACATGAAAAATCTGTGGTGGAAAGGAAACCGTGTGATCAGCAGCAAAATGATGCTTAGGGAGGCAATGAAACCAATGGTGTTGATAGAGAGGTAGTAGGAGTATTGTGTTGGGTATTTGAAAGCCATGATTGCTTGTCCTGCCTGGTGATCCGGCGAGTCGTCTTGCCAAAGCCCACCGGGAGGGTTGAGCCCAGATTGAAAAGCCATGGTTGCGATCAGTGATGCTACAACCATCAACGCGTCTCTCCTCTTTGAAATCCTTTCCACTTGTCCGGTCTTACTCAAGTTGTGTGTATTATTAGCGCCTGTATATTCAGTAGTTCTGTGTGAGAGCAAGTTCATCATGATGTGGTTACTGTTGGTGCTTCTCTGTGGACTAGTTCTTAAGGCTCCAGCTCCTCGGAGGCACTCTGAGATGTCGAAATCTTTTACATCTCTACGACTTTGTGTGAGAATGTCAAGTTCCGTGAAGCCGTTTGCATTTACAGCATTCACCTCTGCTCTACCATACATAAGCAAAAACCTTACTGTCTGCAAGTTTGAAATGCATGAATGTTTAGTTCACCAAGCATTACATAGTAGAACAATGAAGAGTCACACCTTCACATATGGTATGTACGTACGTGGTTTACTACTAGCGTTAAAAGTTATTACGTACAAATTTACAAataagaacaattcttaggttcacccctagggtgaatgagcatattcacctctagggtgaatgagcatattcacccccgttgtcgattaacataagtaaaaataataaatttataatcaaacggtctatatcttaaattatcctttaaagatcatctctgtaaaaaatcaatcgaatcggaaatcatttaattatctaattgaatcaaacaaatggatggtcaCCCCCGTTGTGGATTAAcataagtaaaaataataaatttataatcaaacggtctatatcttaaattatcatttaaagatcatctctgtaaaaaatcaatcgaatcggaaatcatttaattatctaattgaatcaaacaaatggatagTTCTAACAACACTCACTACTACAGAAATGGGATATGAGGTCACATgggcaaaagttataaggacgTTTTTTATTTTAAGCGTCCTAATGACCATTTAAGGACGTTTGGCTCAACTTAAAAACACACTAAGTGAGCAGcgaggaaaaaaggaaaaagaacacCCATCTCATTTGACTCCTTCTGctctcagcctctctctcttCAGTCTTCCTACTTTCTCCATATTCACCATGACAGATTAACTACACCAATTCCTCCTATCAGTTTCAACTCTGAATCGTAAGGACTAGATCCACGATCGGGGATCCCCGATTCCTCCTATCAGTTTCAACTCTGCTATATCAATTTAACCTAACTTTTTTTTCGAATTAGGGATTGTGATTCGTGATGCGATTGTGGTTTTTCTTTGCAGTAAGTTATTGAAGAGATCTCAGCACTGCTTCCGAATCAGCTCGTCATGGAAGAAGCCATCGACCATTACAACTCGGTCCTCATGCTTCAACGCGAGACCATGGAGAAGCTCCAGCGATAACACaatcaggtaccattttgattttCTTATGGCTCTATTCGTTATATGTAGGAGAaaaatttgatgaatattgctgTTTAGGGTTTTCCAGTTATGGCTTATTGTTGAAATTTTGCTCGCTATGGTCTTCAAGTTAGGGCTCATTGAATGAAATTAGGTTCTGGATAGCGAGTAAAGGCTCGGTTTTTACTTGGGTTGATGGGTTTTCTCATTTGGTTTGTTTATACTTAGTGCAACAATATTGGTTTGTCTATTGGGATCTCATTTTTAATTTGTGAAAAGTCAGCGAATTAAGATGGTTCTTGTTGTAAATCTGGAAGGAAAAGTTGGATGGGTGGAGAGGGATGACAATATGTGGTGGGTTGAGCACAAAATATTGGTTCAGAATCGAA is a genomic window containing:
- the LOC133739110 gene encoding ankyrin repeat-containing protein BDA1-like encodes the protein MEGMGNLLYEAALEGNLTTLTDLLNQDRLALDRFVVDSFSETPLHVAAMLGHLDFTKEILRRKPELAQELDLKRSSPLHLASAKGYLGIVRELLRVNPEMCHARDRDGRNPIHLAAMKGRVGVLRDLVREAPSAARATVDEGGTVFHLCVKHNQLEAIKVLVEIMDDYDQFVNAKDDYGMTILHLAVGDKQIETVRFLLMYGRAEVNAVNANGFTELDILTQSRRDVKDFDISECLRGAGALRTSPQRSTNSNHIMMNLLSHRTTEYTGANNTHNLSKTGQVERISKRRDALMVVASLIATMAFQSGLNPPGGLWQDDSPDHQAGQAIMAFKYPTQYSYYLSINTIGFIASLSIILLLITRFPFHHRFFMWLLTAIMNLAITSMAITYAESIFIFTPKSQESSVNKVIKYGIIAWSFVVTLLLLLQTLRLLEILIQKFDKLMPKRRVHTAFTDSLP